Proteins from a genomic interval of Cupriavidus pauculus:
- the bglX gene encoding beta-glucosidase BglX produces MLSLLAAAASLACAPLFAGAAPAAAATATANTTAAPALADKQAFVNDLVARMTLDEKVGQLRLISIGPEMPAAKLMEEITAGRVGGTFNSVTRKDNRPLQEAATRSRLKIPIFFAYDVVHGHRTIFPISLGLASSWDMGVVEQAARISGLEAASDGLDATFAPMVDISRDPRWGRTSEGFGEDPFLVSQCSRASVKGFQGSSPANADSVMAFVKHFALYGAVEGGRDYNTVDMSPQRMYNDYLPPYRAGLDAGAGGVMIALNSVNGQPATSNKWLLRDLLRKEWGFKGVTVSDHGAIDELLRHGVASNGREAAQRAIEAGVDMSMADTRYLEQLPTLVKSGAVPMALLDDAVREVLGAKYDMGLFHDPFRRIGTAQTDPADVNADSRLHRAEARDAARKSMVLLENRNRTLPLKKAGTVAVIGPLADAQIDMMGSWSAAGVAKQSVTLLQGMRDALAGKGQVVYARGANITDDPRVVGYLNFLNWDNPEVVQDKRPAGDMIEEAVRVARGADTIVVAVGETRGMSHEASSRSSLGLTGSQLTLLKALKTTGKPLVVVLMNGRPLTINWEKENADAILEAWYPGTEGGHAIADLLFGDANPSGKLPITFPRSLGQIPTYYNAPRIGRPFTPGKAPNYTSQYFEEEYGPLYPFGYGLSYTTFSLSDIRLSAGKLARNGRLTASVTVRNTGDRAGETVVQLYVQDVMASTVRPLKELKGFRKVMLAPGESRVVEFPIDEAMLKFYDARLDYVAEPGDFNVQVGLDSATVKEARFTLE; encoded by the coding sequence ATGCTTTCCCTGCTGGCCGCCGCGGCCAGCCTTGCCTGCGCGCCGCTGTTTGCCGGCGCCGCGCCCGCCGCCGCCGCCACTGCCACTGCCAACACCACCGCCGCGCCCGCCCTGGCCGACAAGCAGGCGTTCGTCAACGACCTCGTCGCCCGCATGACGCTCGACGAGAAGGTGGGCCAGCTCCGGCTCATCAGCATCGGCCCCGAGATGCCGGCCGCGAAGCTGATGGAGGAAATCACGGCCGGCCGCGTGGGCGGCACGTTCAACTCGGTCACGCGCAAGGACAACCGCCCGCTGCAGGAAGCCGCCACGCGCAGCCGCCTGAAGATTCCCATCTTCTTTGCCTACGACGTGGTGCACGGCCATCGCACCATCTTCCCGATCAGCCTGGGCCTGGCATCGAGCTGGGACATGGGCGTGGTGGAGCAGGCCGCGCGCATCTCTGGCCTGGAAGCCGCGTCCGACGGGCTGGACGCCACGTTTGCGCCGATGGTCGACATCTCGCGCGACCCGCGCTGGGGCCGCACGTCCGAGGGCTTTGGCGAAGATCCGTTCCTGGTCTCGCAGTGCTCGCGGGCCAGCGTCAAGGGCTTCCAGGGCAGCTCGCCGGCCAACGCGGACAGCGTGATGGCCTTCGTCAAGCATTTCGCGCTGTACGGCGCCGTGGAAGGCGGACGCGACTACAACACCGTCGACATGAGCCCGCAGCGCATGTACAACGACTATCTGCCGCCCTACCGGGCCGGGCTGGATGCCGGCGCCGGCGGCGTGATGATCGCGCTGAACTCGGTCAACGGCCAACCGGCCACGTCGAACAAGTGGCTGCTGCGCGACCTGCTGCGCAAGGAATGGGGCTTCAAGGGCGTGACCGTGAGCGACCACGGCGCGATCGACGAACTGCTGCGCCACGGCGTGGCCAGCAACGGCCGCGAGGCCGCGCAGCGGGCCATCGAGGCCGGCGTCGACATGAGCATGGCCGACACGCGCTACCTGGAACAATTGCCCACGCTGGTCAAGTCCGGCGCGGTGCCGATGGCGCTGCTCGACGACGCCGTGCGCGAGGTGCTGGGCGCCAAGTACGACATGGGCCTGTTCCATGACCCGTTCCGCCGCATCGGCACCGCGCAGACCGACCCGGCCGACGTCAACGCCGACAGCCGCCTGCACCGCGCCGAGGCCCGCGACGCCGCGCGCAAGTCGATGGTCCTGCTGGAAAACCGCAACCGCACGCTGCCGCTGAAGAAGGCCGGCACCGTGGCCGTGATCGGCCCGCTGGCCGACGCGCAGATCGACATGATGGGAAGCTGGTCGGCGGCGGGCGTGGCCAAACAGTCGGTCACGCTGCTGCAGGGCATGCGCGACGCGCTGGCCGGCAAGGGCCAGGTCGTCTACGCGCGCGGCGCCAATATCACCGACGACCCGCGCGTGGTGGGCTACCTGAACTTCCTGAACTGGGACAACCCCGAAGTGGTGCAGGACAAGCGCCCGGCCGGCGACATGATCGAGGAAGCGGTACGCGTGGCGCGCGGCGCCGACACGATCGTGGTGGCCGTGGGCGAGACGCGCGGCATGTCGCACGAGGCGTCCAGCCGCTCCAGCCTGGGGTTGACCGGCAGCCAGCTCACGCTGCTCAAGGCGCTTAAGACCACCGGCAAGCCGCTGGTGGTGGTGCTGATGAACGGCCGCCCGCTGACGATCAACTGGGAGAAGGAAAACGCCGACGCGATCCTGGAAGCGTGGTACCCCGGCACCGAGGGCGGGCACGCCATCGCCGACCTGCTGTTCGGCGACGCCAACCCGTCCGGCAAGCTGCCGATCACGTTCCCGCGCTCGCTCGGCCAGATCCCGACGTACTACAACGCGCCGCGCATCGGCCGGCCGTTCACGCCGGGCAAGGCGCCCAACTACACGTCGCAGTACTTCGAGGAAGAATACGGGCCGCTCTACCCGTTCGGCTACGGCCTGAGCTACACGACGTTCAGCCTGTCGGACATCCGCCTGTCGGCCGGCAAGCTGGCCCGCAACGGCCGCCTGACCGCCAGCGTGACCGTGCGCAACACCGGCGACCGCGCGGGCGAGACCGTGGTGCAGCTCTACGTGCAGGACGTGATGGCGTCAACCGTGCGCCCGCTCAAGGAGCTCAAGGGCTTCCGCAAGGTCATGCTGGCGCCGGGCGAATCGCGCGTGGTCGAATTCCCGATCGACGAGGCGATGCTCAAGTTCTACGACGCCCGGCTCGACTACGTGGCCGAGCCCGGCGACTTCAACGTCCAGGTCGGGCTCGACTCCGCGACGGTGAAGGAGGCAAGGTTCACGCTGGAGTGA
- a CDS encoding DUF3820 family protein, translating into MLADHDALRLLVTREMPFGKHKGTVIADLPGNYLNWFAREGFPPGEIGRLLALMHELDHNGLKHLLNPLREKAPGR; encoded by the coding sequence ATGCTGGCAGACCACGACGCGCTGCGCCTGCTCGTGACCCGCGAGATGCCGTTCGGCAAGCACAAGGGCACGGTCATCGCCGACCTGCCCGGCAACTACCTGAACTGGTTTGCACGCGAGGGCTTTCCGCCCGGCGAAATCGGCCGGTTGCTGGCGCTGATGCACGAACTTGACCACAACGGCCTGAAGCACCTGCTGAATCCCCTGCGTGAAAAAGCCCCCGGCCGCTGA
- a CDS encoding alpha/beta hydrolase: MSSSFLRRTLAASLLTAGGFACYWTYLAVNQERLLFDARRRPPRDLPEGIDAYSHPVPGGLFRGYTYHADHEGVRDLLFYLPGRGEDVLDTLQFMKWLPAGMGFATFDYRGLGHSDGMPSEAAAVADASQFLLHIRRAFPGVRVHVVGRSLGTGVAIQLADLQDFESLQLITPYDSLLEIVRKRFPLVPLRQLMRHHFDSISHCKKVVQSTKVLLAEIDDVVPHECSERLMAAWPGPVAVQTIAGTDHYTIVERPETWVALCEFAQGVPHQPPQRVPQPPPADLTDTGMPLPLSAAR; encoded by the coding sequence ATGTCATCGTCGTTTCTGCGCAGAACGCTGGCCGCGTCGCTGCTGACCGCCGGCGGCTTCGCCTGCTACTGGACCTATCTCGCCGTCAACCAGGAGCGGCTGCTGTTCGACGCGCGCCGCCGCCCGCCCCGCGACCTGCCCGAAGGCATCGACGCCTACTCGCACCCCGTGCCGGGCGGGCTGTTCCGCGGCTACACCTACCACGCCGACCACGAGGGCGTGCGCGACCTGCTGTTCTACCTGCCCGGGCGCGGCGAGGACGTGCTGGACACGCTGCAGTTCATGAAATGGCTGCCGGCCGGCATGGGCTTCGCCACGTTCGACTACCGCGGGCTGGGCCATTCCGACGGCATGCCGTCGGAGGCCGCCGCCGTGGCCGACGCCAGCCAGTTCCTGCTGCATATCCGCCGCGCGTTTCCCGGCGTGCGGGTGCACGTGGTGGGCCGCTCGCTGGGCACCGGCGTGGCGATCCAGCTTGCCGACCTGCAGGATTTCGAGAGCCTGCAGCTCATCACCCCCTACGACTCGCTGCTGGAAATCGTGCGCAAGCGCTTTCCGCTAGTGCCGCTGCGCCAGCTCATGCGCCACCATTTCGATTCGATTTCCCACTGCAAGAAGGTGGTGCAGAGCACGAAGGTGCTGCTGGCCGAGATCGACGACGTGGTGCCGCACGAGTGCTCGGAGCGCCTGATGGCCGCCTGGCCGGGCCCGGTGGCCGTGCAGACCATCGCCGGCACCGACCACTACACGATTGTCGAGCGGCCCGAAACCTGGGTGGCGCTCTGCGAGTTTGCCCAGGGTGTGCCGCATCAGCCACCGCAGCGGGTGCCCCAGCCGCCGCCGGCCGACCTGACCGATACCGGCATGCCGTTGCCGCTTTCCGCCGCGCGGTAG
- a CDS encoding NAD(P)H-dependent oxidoreductase has translation MNVLIVYAHPEPTSLNGSLRAFAVQRLQDAGHRVQVSDLYAMQWKAPLDAGDALARRPGDAPFHPSLDSQFAFANGLQSPDIAAEQEKLRWADAVILQFPLWWFSMPAILKGWVERVYACGFAYGVGEHSDARWGDRYGEGNLAGKRAMLVVTTGGWASHYSARGINGPMADILFPIHHGILYYPGFDVVPPFVVFRAGKMGAARFAATTEALGQRLDDLFTAAPLPFRPQNGGAYEIPALTLRADIAPEQTGYAAHLASAAPGA, from the coding sequence ATGAACGTACTGATCGTCTACGCCCATCCCGAACCGACGTCGCTGAACGGGTCGCTCCGTGCTTTCGCCGTGCAGCGGCTGCAGGACGCCGGCCACCGCGTGCAGGTGTCCGACCTCTACGCGATGCAATGGAAGGCGCCGCTCGATGCCGGCGACGCGCTGGCCCGGCGGCCCGGCGACGCGCCGTTCCACCCCTCGCTCGACTCGCAGTTCGCGTTCGCCAACGGGCTGCAGAGCCCCGACATCGCGGCCGAGCAGGAAAAACTGCGCTGGGCCGATGCCGTGATCCTGCAGTTTCCGCTCTGGTGGTTCTCGATGCCGGCCATCCTCAAGGGCTGGGTCGAGCGCGTCTATGCGTGCGGCTTTGCCTACGGCGTGGGCGAGCATTCGGACGCGCGCTGGGGCGACCGGTATGGCGAGGGCAACCTGGCAGGCAAGCGGGCGATGCTGGTGGTGACAACCGGCGGCTGGGCATCGCACTACAGCGCGCGCGGCATCAACGGGCCGATGGCCGACATCCTCTTCCCGATCCATCACGGCATCCTGTACTACCCCGGCTTCGACGTGGTGCCGCCGTTCGTGGTCTTTCGCGCCGGCAAGATGGGTGCGGCGCGCTTCGCGGCCACCACCGAGGCGCTGGGCCAGCGGCTGGACGACCTGTTCACGGCCGCGCCGCTACCCTTCCGTCCACAGAACGGCGGCGCCTACGAGATTCCGGCGCTGACGCTGCGGGCCGACATCGCGCCGGAGCAGACCGGCTACGCGGCGCACCTGGCATCGGCCGCGCCAGGCGCCTAG
- a CDS encoding LysR family transcriptional regulator — MINLRRLDLNLLVTLDVLLSEHNVTRAAQRLHYSQPSVSVHLARLREIFDDPLLLPGPRGMRPTARAESLREPLREALAALERAVSPEQPFDPGAATHTWRIAASDHSELTVLLPALATLRQAAPGTRVAVVEMVPSRLARQAEQGDIDLAFHTTEGAPAALHRQSLFTERYVLVGRVGHPRLKRKPTAAQFCALEHVIVSPDGGGFLGVTDEALAAVGLSRRVVLSVPHFLYVASVVASTDLVAMLPARLVRDNAALQAVDAPVDVPGYEMSMLWHERAHRDPAHRWLREQIAAAVA, encoded by the coding sequence ATGATCAACCTGCGTCGGCTCGACCTGAACCTGCTGGTCACCCTGGATGTGCTGCTCTCCGAGCACAACGTCACGCGTGCGGCCCAGCGCCTGCACTATTCCCAGCCTTCGGTCAGCGTGCATCTGGCCCGCCTGCGCGAGATCTTTGATGATCCGCTGCTGCTGCCGGGCCCGCGCGGCATGCGGCCCACGGCGCGCGCCGAATCGCTGCGCGAGCCGTTACGCGAGGCGCTGGCCGCGCTGGAGCGCGCGGTGTCGCCCGAGCAGCCGTTCGACCCCGGCGCGGCCACGCACACCTGGCGCATCGCCGCCAGCGACCACAGCGAATTGACCGTGCTGCTGCCCGCGTTGGCCACGCTGCGTCAGGCGGCGCCCGGCACGCGCGTGGCCGTGGTGGAGATGGTGCCGTCCCGGCTGGCGCGGCAGGCGGAGCAGGGCGACATCGACCTGGCCTTCCACACGACCGAAGGCGCGCCGGCCGCGCTGCATCGCCAGTCGCTGTTCACCGAGCGCTACGTGCTGGTGGGCCGCGTGGGCCATCCGCGCCTGAAACGCAAGCCCACGGCCGCGCAGTTCTGCGCGCTGGAGCACGTGATCGTGTCGCCCGATGGCGGCGGCTTCCTTGGTGTCACCGACGAGGCGCTGGCCGCCGTGGGGCTGTCGCGTCGCGTGGTGCTGTCGGTCCCGCATTTCCTGTATGTGGCGTCGGTCGTGGCCAGCACCGACCTCGTGGCCATGCTGCCGGCCCGGCTGGTGCGCGACAACGCCGCGCTGCAGGCGGTGGACGCGCCCGTGGACGTGCCCGGCTACGAGATGTCGATGCTCTGGCACGAGCGCGCGCACCGCGATCCCGCGCACCGCTGGCTGCGCGAGCAGATCGCGGCGGCGGTGGCGTAG
- a CDS encoding glucan biosynthesis protein G, translated as MQIVLPGLALACCLVGIAPAHAFSLDDVTARARKLSEQPYAAPASNLPPVFAQMQFGDYIKIQPKMENVEWKGQGTPFKLGFYHQGMHFSTPVRINEIVDSRVQEIRYEPSRFDFGDLKLDKAATNKLGYAGFRVLYPINRADKLDEVMSVLGASYFRVIGKGQVYGLSARGLAINTGLSEPEEFPAFREFWIERPKPQDKHLVFYALLDSQSATGAYRFELRPDSDAVLKVQARVFMRGPVKKLGIAPLTSMFLFGPQQMRDANNFRPALHDSNGLSIHTGSGEWLWRPLNNPRYVALSMFQVDNPRGFGLMQRGRDFAQYEDLKDRYDLRPSAWIEPQGDWGRGKVELVEIPTPDETNDNIVSFWTPDQLPPKGTPIKADYTIHWTMDERGVFAKDLAWARQTLRTAGEITQKNLIRHLDGSLGFVIDFEGGPLASLPANTPVQAQFSVGDNAEVIENVLQPNPVTKGYRVTLRIKVKDPGKVVEMREALVVNGKPVSETWSYQIPPGTAHLPTPTQAAK; from the coding sequence ATGCAAATTGTCTTGCCGGGCCTGGCCCTGGCCTGCTGCCTGGTCGGTATCGCCCCGGCGCACGCCTTTTCCCTCGATGACGTGACGGCGCGCGCCCGCAAGCTGTCCGAGCAGCCGTACGCGGCGCCTGCCAGCAACCTGCCCCCCGTATTCGCCCAGATGCAGTTTGGCGACTACATCAAGATCCAGCCGAAGATGGAGAACGTCGAGTGGAAGGGGCAGGGCACGCCGTTCAAGCTCGGCTTCTACCACCAGGGCATGCATTTCAGCACGCCGGTGCGTATCAACGAGATCGTCGACAGCCGCGTGCAGGAGATCAGGTACGAGCCCAGCCGCTTCGACTTCGGCGACCTGAAGCTCGACAAGGCCGCCACCAACAAGCTCGGCTACGCCGGCTTTCGCGTGCTGTACCCGATCAACCGCGCCGACAAGCTCGACGAGGTCATGAGCGTGCTGGGCGCCAGCTACTTCCGCGTGATTGGCAAGGGCCAGGTGTACGGCCTGTCCGCGCGCGGGCTGGCGATCAACACCGGGCTGTCCGAGCCCGAGGAATTCCCGGCCTTCCGCGAATTCTGGATCGAGCGGCCGAAGCCCCAGGACAAGCACCTGGTGTTCTACGCGCTGCTGGACTCGCAGAGCGCCACGGGCGCCTACCGGTTCGAGCTGCGGCCCGATTCGGACGCGGTGCTCAAGGTGCAGGCGCGCGTGTTCATGCGCGGGCCGGTCAAGAAGCTGGGCATCGCGCCGCTGACCAGCATGTTCCTGTTCGGGCCGCAGCAGATGCGCGACGCCAACAACTTCCGCCCGGCGCTGCACGATTCCAATGGGCTGTCGATCCACACCGGCAGCGGCGAATGGCTCTGGCGCCCGCTGAACAACCCGCGCTACGTGGCGCTGAGCATGTTCCAGGTGGACAACCCGCGCGGCTTCGGCCTGATGCAGCGCGGCCGCGACTTCGCGCAGTATGAGGACCTGAAGGACCGCTACGACCTGCGCCCCAGCGCCTGGATCGAGCCGCAGGGCGACTGGGGCCGTGGCAAGGTGGAACTGGTGGAAATCCCCACGCCGGACGAGACCAACGACAACATCGTGTCGTTCTGGACGCCCGACCAGTTGCCGCCCAAGGGCACGCCGATCAAGGCCGACTACACGATCCACTGGACCATGGACGAGCGTGGCGTGTTCGCCAAGGACCTGGCCTGGGCGCGCCAGACGCTGCGCACGGCCGGCGAGATCACGCAGAAGAACCTGATCCGCCATCTGGACGGCAGCCTGGGCTTCGTGATCGACTTCGAGGGCGGCCCGCTGGCCAGCCTGCCGGCCAATACGCCGGTGCAGGCCCAGTTCAGCGTGGGCGACAACGCCGAGGTCATCGAGAACGTGCTGCAGCCGAACCCGGTGACCAAGGGCTATCGCGTGACGCTGCGCATCAAGGTCAAGGACCCGGGCAAGGTGGTGGAAATGCGCGAGGCGCTGGTGGTCAACGGCAAGCCGGTCAGCGAGACCTGGAGCTACCAGATCCCGCCGGGCACCGCGCACCTGCCCACGCCGACGCAGGCGGCGAAGTAA
- a CDS encoding penicillin-binding protein 1A, translating to MKKIVVKAAGVTAALAAAGVLVAGFAALVSLRQLPPVDALRDYRPQVPLRIFTRDDVQIGEFGTEHREFIPIEQMPKRMSDALLAAEDDQFYHHVGVDVAGLVRAALANIGEGYAQGASTITMQVARNFYLSREKTLARKWYEILLAFQIDRSLSKDRILELYMNQVYLGEHAYGFGSAAQTYFGKPLARLSLAETAMLAGLPKAPSTMNPMVNLPRAKRRQEYVLGRMLALGMITQDEYRDARNAQIVVNRDANGRFDGHAGYVAELARQLAHDRFGDDAYTRGLNVYTTVSAMHQTMAYDAVRAGIERYGKRHGTGKAATVPMPQAALVSLDARTGAIEAMVGGTDFATSRFNHATQAQRQPGSTFKPFIYSAALERGISPGTLINDAPLENSPRWQPSNDDGRFVGPITMREALAESRNLPAIRTLQAIGISYAIDFAGKFGFSARKLPPYLPMALGTGTTSPLRLAAAYGVFANQGHRIEPYLIEKITDGDGNVLFSADTAEPPRVISARNAFVMNSLLQSVVDEGTGAGVRRYLRRDDVAGKTGTTNDSVDGWFAGYAGQVVTVAWMGYDDNRSLGRREFGATTALPIWAAYMEGRLAGVPTTDFPAPPQLARMNNDWAYAENADGSHGLASLGFPPPPAVPDVPATGAMPGTPSLATPTPAALGAPAAASAPLAPAL from the coding sequence ATGAAAAAAATCGTAGTCAAGGCGGCGGGCGTCACGGCGGCGCTGGCTGCCGCCGGCGTGCTGGTGGCCGGTTTCGCCGCGCTGGTCAGCCTGCGGCAACTGCCCCCGGTCGACGCGCTGCGCGACTATCGCCCCCAGGTGCCGCTGCGCATCTTCACGCGCGACGACGTGCAGATCGGCGAATTCGGCACCGAGCACCGCGAGTTCATCCCGATCGAGCAGATGCCCAAACGGATGTCCGACGCGCTGCTGGCGGCCGAGGACGACCAGTTCTACCACCACGTCGGCGTCGACGTGGCGGGGCTGGTCCGGGCCGCGCTGGCCAATATCGGCGAAGGCTACGCACAGGGCGCGTCCACGATCACGATGCAGGTGGCGCGCAACTTCTACCTGTCCCGCGAGAAGACGCTGGCGCGCAAGTGGTACGAGATTCTGCTGGCGTTCCAGATCGACCGCTCGCTGTCCAAGGACCGCATCCTGGAGCTGTACATGAACCAGGTGTACCTGGGCGAGCACGCGTACGGCTTCGGCAGCGCCGCGCAGACCTACTTCGGCAAGCCGCTGGCGCGGCTGTCGCTGGCCGAGACGGCCATGCTGGCCGGCCTGCCCAAGGCGCCCTCCACGATGAACCCGATGGTCAACCTGCCGCGCGCCAAGCGCCGGCAGGAGTACGTGCTGGGCCGCATGCTGGCGCTGGGCATGATCACGCAGGACGAGTACCGCGACGCGCGCAACGCGCAGATCGTGGTCAACCGCGACGCCAACGGCCGCTTCGACGGCCACGCCGGGTACGTGGCGGAACTGGCGCGCCAGCTCGCGCATGACCGCTTTGGCGACGACGCCTACACGCGCGGCCTGAACGTCTACACCACGGTCTCGGCAATGCACCAGACCATGGCCTACGACGCCGTGCGCGCCGGCATCGAGCGCTACGGCAAGCGCCATGGCACCGGCAAGGCCGCCACGGTGCCGATGCCGCAGGCCGCGCTGGTCTCGCTGGACGCCCGCACCGGGGCCATCGAGGCGATGGTCGGCGGCACCGACTTTGCCACCAGCCGCTTCAACCACGCCACGCAGGCGCAGCGCCAGCCGGGCTCGACGTTCAAGCCGTTCATCTACTCGGCGGCGCTGGAGCGCGGCATCTCGCCAGGCACGCTGATCAACGACGCGCCGCTCGAAAACTCGCCACGCTGGCAGCCGTCGAACGACGACGGGCGCTTTGTCGGGCCGATCACCATGCGCGAGGCGCTGGCCGAGTCGCGCAACCTGCCGGCCATCCGGACGCTGCAGGCCATCGGCATCTCGTACGCGATCGATTTCGCGGGCAAGTTCGGCTTCTCGGCTCGCAAGCTGCCGCCATACCTGCCGATGGCGCTGGGCACCGGCACCACGTCGCCGCTGCGTCTGGCCGCCGCCTATGGCGTGTTCGCCAACCAGGGCCACCGCATCGAGCCCTACCTGATCGAGAAAATCACCGACGGCGACGGCAACGTGCTGTTCTCCGCCGATACCGCCGAACCGCCGCGCGTGATTTCGGCGCGCAATGCGTTCGTCATGAACAGCCTGCTCCAGAGCGTGGTGGACGAAGGCACCGGCGCCGGTGTGCGCCGCTATCTGCGGCGCGACGACGTGGCGGGCAAGACCGGCACCACCAACGATTCGGTCGACGGCTGGTTCGCGGGCTACGCCGGACAGGTGGTCACGGTGGCCTGGATGGGCTACGACGACAACCGCAGCCTGGGCCGCCGCGAATTCGGCGCCACCACCGCGCTGCCGATCTGGGCCGCCTACATGGAAGGCCGGCTCGCCGGCGTGCCGACGACCGACTTTCCGGCGCCGCCGCAACTGGCGCGGATGAACAACGACTGGGCCTATGCCGAGAATGCCGACGGGTCGCACGGCCTGGCCTCGCTCGGCTTCCCGCCGCCGCCTGCGGTGCCGGACGTGCCTGCCACGGGCGCGATGCCCGGCACTCCATCCCTCGCCACGCCCACGCCGGCCGCGCTCGGCGCACCGGCGGCCGCCAGCGCTCCGCTCGCACCTGCTCTCTGA